GCAGCACACCCGTGTGCAAGGGATGTTCTTCCGCCTACTGCTGGTCAAACATTTACTGCCAGCGATCCCTAAACGAAAATGTTGTTAACCCGAAGTCgtaagtaaaaattttaaattaatttgggtttaatatttacttaacATAAATTTCTAAAGAAAATCTTAAAGATTTTGGagagaaatttttaaataaatttgaaaagcaaaaattCATATAAATACATTCTTTTGGAGTTTCAATTTTTGCTCAAaagtaatgattttttttcgttgtaataaaaaataggaaaattttttaaaaaaatctttaaattaataataatttatttttgagattaaaaaaaaaaatatatatatatatataaatttaatatttaaattataagctAGACACCCGAATTTCTACTCTTTATGCAAAGGTAATTATCAGAAATTCTATAGCAGAGTGATATAATGAAATAAGTGGAATAAATATCTtttagaattaaattaaaaatgcactTAATCATTTTAGCAACATTAACACCTGTCATGAGGAGTGTTTGGGCGGCTGCGAGAATAACTCCACATCCGCTGCTGACTGCGCAGTCTGCCGAGGACTCAGCGACGCCGGAGTTTGTGTGAAAAGCTGTCCGAAGAACAAGTGAGTGTAAACTTGCTGATATATATATCCGGCTCTCTATGTTCAACTACTATAACTACAGGTACGTGCTGGAGCATTTCCAGCGGTGTTACACCAAGGATGAGTGTGTCAATAAGTATGGCTTCGTTATCTCGGGGTCGCAGTGCGTATCCTTCTGTCCCAGTGGCTACAAAAAGGACAACCAGTCCGAGTGTGTGCCGTGTGCCCGCGATGAGGCTTGTGTTAGCTTTTGCACTCCAGAGTATCCTGGGTATACCTTCACCATTTACAACCTGGCCGATGCCGAGAAGTTGCGTGGCTGCCAGATCATTAACGGCAGCCTGGTCATCACAATTCGCAACAAGGTGAATGAGACGCTACTTAGTCAGAGCTTCACCAGCATCCGCGAGATTCGGGGCCATCTCAAAGTCTTTCGGTGGGCATTGAATCACTTGGTTTCCTCATGACACTTTAAGgcatttccttttttgttcCACAGCTCCTCGCAGCTGAGAAGCTTGAATTTCCTCAGCAATCTGGAGCGTGTGTACGGTGATCCGCTAGAGAATCGTCACCACTCATTCATACTCTATGACAACAAGCAGCTGGCCGAGCTGTGGAAGCCCTCGCCGCAACTGGAGTTCATGGAGGGCGGCATGTTCATGCACCGCAACAACAAGCTGTGCAACAGAAGGATGCGCGAATTCCAGAACAGTGTGATCCACGACAGGGACCTGGACTCCCTGCAGACCAACGACCAGGAGGTGCTGTGCAGTCCCTCAAAGCTGCAGCTGTTTGTGCTGGTAATTTACAAACACTTCGTACGCGATAAACACAGTGATTTAGgtataattttaacgttttcagaAACGAACCCATCGGACTGTGAAACTAAGCTGGCTGAAGAGCCAGACCAGCCAGAGGCTTGAACTGATCCATCGACCATTAAAGCCGGGAAAACTGTACCACGAGGAGAGTGAACTGGAGGCACCGGTGTGCACACGCATAAACTGGAAGCGCCGGCTGCTCTTCCCCGACGATCTGATCGAGAATGGCACCCACTATCTGCTCGAGTTGGACGATCTGCAACCGAACACGCGATACGCCTGTCTGCTGCGAACTTTCGGCGACGACGTGGCTCAGGATGCGCGTAGCGAACTGACCTACGTGCAGACGGAGCGGGACATTCCCCAGCCACCGCTGCTGGAGCTGGTCAGGAAGACGGATAGTTCGCTGAGCGTGCGGATGGCCAGTCGCGACCACGACAGCTTCCTGCTGACGGTCTTCGAACTGGCCGACGATCGGGCGTATATCGATCAGCGGAACTACTGCCACGAGCCAGCGTATATGTGGCAGGACACAGTCGGCGCCCAGTGGCTGGCCTTCGAGGACTACGACGACTGCTGTGCCGCGCGGGCGGAACAACTGGACGACTCTCGCTTCGTAGCGGACATGCGGGAGCAGTACCGCTGCACTCTGGACGATCGCAAACAGTGCCGCAGACAGGCGCTGGCAGAGGCTACTCTGCCGCAGCTCCGGCTGCCCAGAAACACCACGGAGTACGAGCTCAAATCGCTGCATCGCTATCGCCAATATGACCTCCGGCTGCAGGCCTGCAACCAACTGGGCTGCAGCAGCCACACAACGCTCTATGCGCGCACAAACTACACTATGGGCGCTGATCTGCTCGCCCAGCTGAATGCCTGCCACGTTCCGGAGACGCAAAAGTACATCCTCCGCTTCAAAGAGCCCCAGAATCCCAACGGTGTGGTGACCAACTTTGTGGTCCATTATCGCAACAATTTCAGCCAGAGCCACGTCGGCTGCGTCACCAGGCAGCAGCACAAGAGTGCCGGCAATGTGCTTGTGCAGCAGATAAATATCACCTTCACCGAATGCGCTGTGCGGGTTCATTCCCTGGCCGGGGATGCGATGACGCCCTATATCGCCATTAGCCACTGCAGCGAGGAGGAGCAACGGCTGGTGGCCCACAGCCGGGCGGCCAAGGACCTGGCCCCGGAAATCTCAGAGGTGCCCGCGACAACGACGCACGCCCGCGGCATTAGCATATTCCTGATTTGCTTCCTATCCGGGTGCAGTGCGTCGCTAGTTTGGGTGCTCTATAAGCGACGCTGCTGGCGGAAATTGCCCGGACTCCGGCGCTATGTGCCGGTGCGGGAGCAATGGCTGCGGGACCGGCAGCAGACCGAAGATCGCGAAATCCTTGTCGACGGCTTCGAAACGGTTCGTTtccagaacaacaacaacagcagcagccaggCGGACGATTATACCATGTAAAcgataatatatgtatatgaacTTACTCTGGTAATGCTGATCCTAGGCGGAGGATGTGCTGGGCTTGGTGGTGGGCTCCGACTTGGCGGCCTCCTCGGTCTCCTCGTCCGGTTCGTTGCCGCTGGTGGCCAAGAGAACCGCCGGAACGCTACCGGAGGTCGCCGGCAGCACCTCGCTGTCGGACGGGGGCGTGGGCGTCCGGGGGGTAAGTAACTGCTGCCGGCTCCTCAGACGCTCCATCTTGGCCTGCTCGTACTCTTTGAGATCGGACAGCTTCAGCTGGATGGTCTGCAGTTCGCGGCGTCGCATTTTCTCGCTTGTTTTCGGCAGTTGCGAATGTATACACCAGCTGAGCTAGTGGTGGCACCAGGTGTGACCGCGGTGCTATCGATAAATGTGCAGACGTTATATTAATCGatacaaatacttttttaaatataccataaatgtattttttgtacatGAAAAAGGATACGATATTTTTTATCtaataattaaactaaatagtCTAGCTATCCCGACTCTTTATGGTTATTTATCGAAATCAGATAGTGTCTAAGAGGTTTAATTGCTGTTAATCAAGCttagtaaaatatattaagaaatatttatttattttgtacaaCCTTTAGACCTACATAGCTAAGAATAGATTTATACAACAATTCACAACTCGTCGCCAAAGAGACCGCCCAGTTCCAGATCTTCCCCGCCAGTGCCGGTCAACTGGTGGGCCCTGAACTCCGTGAAGAACTTGCCATCGCTCTTCGCACTCCAGGCCTGCTCATCCGACTCGGCGGCAATGTGCCGGGCATGTTTGGGCGGCGTGAAGTGGGTGTACGTGCAATCCGTATAGTCAGCCGGCGTGGGGTTGTCATCGTCGTATTGCAAATTGTAGTGTTCCTTGAGGAACTGCACCACCTGCTCTTTGCTTCCCAAACTGTTGAACTGGACGCGCAGATCTCGCTTCATTTGGGCGCTGTACATGAAGGTGAGGTGGTGGTGGAAGCACTGGAACAGCAGGTTATCCCCGGCAGCAGCCGCAATGTCCAACCACTGCTGCACACATTCCAGCGGGGTGCTACGAGCCTCCGGATAGGCGCTATTGAAGAGTGCTGGATTGGCAAGCAGTCCACGGGCAGCCATCACACCAGCTGCTCCCGTCTTCTCATGCATTTCGCAGGCATCTTTGTAACTTTCCACATTTCCGTTGACTATCAGGGGGATTTGCAGGGACTGTCGCACTTCCGACATGGCCGGGATGTCCAGCGTGTCCTTCGAGTGCTTCTGTGCTGGCGTCCGGCCGTGGAGAGTAAGGAAGGTGACGCCCGCGTGTTCCAACTGGCGGGCCAATTCAATGGTTCGCTGGAGTGACTCCTCGCCGCCCAGGAGGCGCATCTTGACCGAAACACTGAAGTCCGAGGGCAGAGTACGTCTCACCTGCTGCACCACCTGACGCACTAGCTCCGGCTGGCGCAGCATTCCGCATCCATAGCCCTTGGCCATGGCCCAGCTCTGCGGACAGCCGCAGTTCAGATCGATGCCGTCCACATACGGATAGATGAGCTGGGCGGAGGTCACAAATTCCGCCGGATCCTTGGCGGCAAACTGGGCAATCACGGGCTGGTCATCCGTCCCCGTGGAGAACTCGTTCTGGCGGGCCTTTTCGCTGTTGTTAATGGAGTCCGAGATCATCATGGGCGTGAAGGCGAGTTGTACTCCATTGAGGCGCACAAGTCGTCGGAATTCCAGCTTGCTGTAGCGCACCATCGGAGCGGAAATCCGTAGGAAATCCGGTTGCGCCTCCGCGAAGAGCGCGGCGATGTCATGGTGAGGCCTTTGTTGCGGTAGGTGCATCGTTATTTAAtagtaaataaacataaacaaacgCCAAACGTGGAATAAATCTGCCGGGGAAATTGCCTATCGGCGTTCACCACGTGAGGCGCTATCGATAACATGGCAATCGATTTTTAATAGTGGGTTTTTATGAAAGCCAATAACGGATTTTTggtatgaaatttaaaaaggagggatttaaagaaaatttaaatttgtattatttctagTTCAAGAGCATCAACAAtatcattaattaattaattattgaaatgTGCATCGTTTTTAAagaaagataaatatttttggcggGGAAATTGACTATcgtataaaatttaaaacagtgggcataaaataaaatgtattgcttttattattactttatacaaaatttattatcaactactaataaaaacaaaaaagcttaTAATCGAAATGACGTAAAATTATTAGATTGCGGACCATGATTTatcaaaagtaaattttaatgaataataataattatactGAATAcgtttatatatgtatgtatatttaaatgtattgtaaAGATTTTCGAAAAAACCTTGACTTCGATTAGCAgttctaattaaaaaaatacatttgaacTTATAATAAGCACACTGGCGAATGTTAACCCAAGGCTAGAGTTCTGTGGTGGCCACTCCCCAGTACTTTCGCATGCGACTCTCCTGCTCGTTGAAGTCATCATCGTCGTGCTCCTCCTCGTCCAGGATGTTCCTCTCCCGCTCCTGGGTCACGGCAAAGTCGTACTCGAAGTTGTAGGGCATGAGACGCTGAAGGGATCCAAAGTAGGCGGAGTTTGGTCCTCCGGATCGCTTCACGCTGCTTCCGGCTCCAATCTTGCGCGGCTTGGGATCGAACAGATTGTAGCCGTAGCTCTGAGCCTGCTGGAAGGTGAGGGCACTGCCAAAATGTCCCGGAATCGGCTGATTCACCTGATGATACGATCCCAGGGGCACGGAACTGGGCGTGGAACAGCCCAGCGGCTGGGGCAACTGTGGGGTGCTGGTCGATATGAACTTGTTGGTGACACTGCGCATCAGATTCGAGGTGAAGTCATTGCGATCCGGCAGGGCAGAGGCTGCCACGATGGCATTCGGCACGGACCGCTGCTTCGTGAAGGACTTGGAAATGGTGTTCAGCTCCTTGTCGAACAGCAGCTGGGTGTTCTGCTCCAGCATGTACTCCCAGCACTTGAACTGCTCCTCGGACAGCACCGACTCCGTTTCGTCCAGCATctccagctgctgctcctcctgcagGACACGGGCATGGGCCAGCACGAACTCATCGTCCTTGTTGTCCAGATCCTTGGCCAGCAGATCCCGATCGCTCTGGCCACTGGGCGAGGATCGTCCTGCCAGCGGCTCCTGTTCGATGGCCCGGTGGCGACATGCGTTGCTCCGGTCGCAGCAGGTCCGCTTGCACACGGACCCACTGGACGAGGGCGGCGGAACCGGCTGGGGCTTCTTGCGGACACTCTGCTTCAGCTCCCGGATGAGGTGGTCCACATCGGTGCCCAGGTGCCGGAATCGCACCACAATCACGCTGAGATTCTCCGCCGCCGCAAAACTCTGGGCAATGTCCACCAGTCGCTTGGCCGCCAGCAGGGCATTCTCCTCCTTCCGAATCTCTCGGGCCGCACGATCGATGTCCATCACGGACCACAGCTGGGCATTGCCCACCACCAGGTACTCGTCATCGTTACTCAGGGTGAGCTGCAACAAGAAACAcaacaaaatgaataaatgatTGTAATGATTAGCAATGATTATTATGTCTTTTTGACCACGATTTCCTAAAACTTTGTATTATTAATCTGTATTATTCTTGGCCATTTcatttagttagtttttagGAAATGCAGATTAGCttgtaaaacttaaatttaactttatttaattctatttatatagttttcctttcttcctaaagcaaatatttattattttgtcccgAAAGTATTACTTTATAACGAACTATTTTAATTGGCAATGGTCAGTAAAAGTAAGTGTCCTAAATTCGAATTTTGTTCTCTAAATCCGACTCTATACCtaaatgttttctaaattttttaatgtacCTCTTAAACTTAGTAACCCACCTCAAGAACCTGTGGATCCGGCATTGCCATGGAATGGCTCTGATCCTTTTGGATGGCCTCCGATTCGGTGAGTAGCAGTTGGGAGGTGCGGCGTATCAGATAGGCATCCAGGCGACCGGTGCTGGCCATGCGCAGGACATAGCGCTTGCTCTTCAGCGGCCTCACCTTCGACGGAGCCCGTGTCCTGGTGAGATGGAACAGGGCGGCACTGCGCACCGTGCCACACTGCTGCTGCGCCGCCAGCAGGGTGAACTTCATGTAGTCCCTGACCGCCGCGTCCTTGACCAGCTGCTCCTGCCTCATCAGATCGGGCACTAGATGGGCCATCTCCTGGGCCGCCCGACCATGTCCCTCCAACGCCTCGAACATGCCGTAGAGGGCTTCGTCGGAGCCCCCATAGTTGGCCGCCCGGAGTTGGCAGACCAGCAGCTTGCGGCAATCTCCAGAACCCGGAGTCTCGGCAAAGCCCATGGTCCAGGGTCCGCTCGCCTTGCTCTGACCCCTTTGGGCATTCACCTGCCGCAGCGTGGTTGTGGGCAAGGCGGCTCTGTTGTTGCCCGACACATCGATCAGGCTCCAGTGGCGCTGGCTCTGGGTCTGGCACACCTTAAACTGCTGCTCGTCCACCTggataaaaatgtatttaaaataattaaataaataaagaaatatatataaatatttatagatattaaatttcttaagCAAACTATAAAAATCGCCAAAAGAATTCTCACAATTGATGGATAAAAGATAAAGCGCGAATTCTTCAGCATTAAATAGTCGTTAAAAAATCGTGTTTAAAatccacaaacacacaaaaattattaaagattgcaattataattattacaattttttgaatcatttttgacttaataatttaaactttaaaataatttaacttttgcatttaaatttgattaaagaACATATAATTAAGCTTacattgttttaaatacaattaaaaaaaaaaaataaatataagttaaaactTTCTCAAtcagataaaataaatatttgaaaatattaaatttatataaaatatcatatacataaataaattaatataaattaaagtgaCTTCCATTTCatatcaatattattaattgtatTCGTGCAGAAAGTATTAGGCATTGGTATAAATTCCATAATCTCACCTGCAACTGCAGGTTCCCCGAAAGATCCAGGTACTTGAGGTTCCGCGAGGGCACCAGAGCCAGCAAATTGACCCGATCCAGATGATTGTGCGAGAGATCCAGGACCTTGAGCATGCCCAGCTTGGCCAGTTGCGGTGTGCAGAGGAGCAGGTTGTTGCAGCACCGGAGCACCCTCAGCTGGCCCAGAGTGGCCACCTCCTCGGGCAGTTGCTGCAGCATATTGCCGGACATGACCAGGATCTCTAGATCCGGCCAGTTGCGGACACAGGCGGCGGGCAGGACACCAATGCGATTGTAGGCCAAATGCAGGACCCTCAGCCTGGCGGCATTGTGCAGTGGCTCGAAAATACTGTCGTTCAGTTGGTTCCCCGCCAGCGAGAGATTCACCAGGGCAGCATGGTTATTCTGCTCGTAGCGCGGCAAGGTGGCCAACTTGTTGCAGGAGGCATTCAGCGTTTCCAGCCGCGAATGGGTCACAGCGAAGAAGTTCTCCGGCAGACTGGGCAGCTCGTTGCTCTGCAGCTGGAGGCTCCGGATGCTGCCAAATCCCTCCGGCAACTGGTCCAGATGCTTCAGCTCGTTGTAGGCCAGGTTCAGGGAAACCAGATGACTGATCCTGTAGTTGCGCAGCAGTCCCGTCACATGGCCGAGCCGGTTGTGCGAGGCCTCCAGGACCGACAGGGATGCACATGCTCCGATCCAGTTGGGCAGCTCGCCGAAGTTGTTGTGCGATATGTCGATGCGATGCAGCTTCAGCGGCACCGGATGGGTGTTCGTTGTCGATATGTTGTGCAGGTCTGGTAGCCAGGGAACATAAGATATTGAGTTCCAAGTACATAATAAATTAGGGTACAAAGGATAgttcattttaaatgtttaaatgttgttcaacttaataaaacttaatattgAATCCTTTATATAGCCATATTGCATATCTGCAACatacagttttaattccaaTATTTTGTAATGTATCAAGAAAGTGACAGATgctcatttaataaaatatattccttattaaaaataaaaaaaaatatatatatatatatatataaactgaaaaaattgcactctttaattttacttatctgtataataaaaaattaccttaaaaagtgtgaatatttagttttaataattgtgTCTTGAAAGTATTAATTCATTACTAAGTAATATAGACcctatattttttagtttcacTTTTAAGCCAcacaagttttattttaacactttcgtaatattaatttaatactcatcttattaagaaatttaaaactcatgtaacaatagtttagtttctatgacaattgctctttttgtgtataaaataaattgcttaaagtGGTAATCAATGCCATGTTACTTAACgccatcatttttttttatatgtttaaaacttaatttattgttttatgttttaatttaaatatatttaatggcAATAAAAACATCAGTCATTAGTTATCAAGCTTTAAATGTGTGTATGGTGCTTTCCTTTTCATAAGCTTAAAACGAAATGGaaataagcaataaaaaacgatttttgcaGAGATAGTCATGTTTATGCAAATTAGATTTGATAGTGTGGCTAACGATTTCCATTGCAATTTCAGACCTACTTTACACACTTAAAACAGCGGGAAATATGAAAATAGTTTTCGGTGCTAAGCCCACTAAATTAAAAGAGCATTACTTACAATTATGGTCGGCTGTGAGTGTCTGCAGATTGGTGGCGTTGATGATCAGCTCCATCAGCTTGTTCCGGCTGCACTTGAGCGTCTCCAGCTGCGCCAGCGAGCTGAGATCCAAGACCTCCATTTCGTTTTCGCATACCTCCAGCTGGGTCAAGTACTGCCGGCGAAAAGAGAAAACGGCGAATGCggcaaatatatatgtatatatgtgcATATACAGGTAGGTATCGACCGGATACGAAATACCGGATGTTGGATGCCGAATGCCGTATGCCGGATACCGGATACCAACAGCCGGAGTCAACTTAACTCACGTTGTAGTTGCCAATCAAGATGCTGCCCCCCAGTTGGCTGCCCTTCAGGCTGAGCTTTTGGGGGGATGTCTGGCCACCAGTGGTggcctgctcctcctcctcctcctccaacATCCACCTCCACCTTCTTCTTCCTCGCCAGCTCGACGGACAGTGGATGCGGTCCACTGTGGCTGGCATTAACTTTCAGCTTCGATTTGTATGGATCCGCTGGCTTCCTCGCGGCTTTGAGCATTGTTTCGACCGTCCAGGGGGTTtatcgtttttgtttttttttgtttttttcgagCTCTTGGTAAGACTACAACTTCGCTATGCATCAACGAGCACCCACCAACTGAAGATCGCCTCGGATTTCATATGTTTTCGTGGGGCAATACACTGCACTgcacttttgttttcaaaataacaaCTCAACCAGATTACTCATAAAATCACTTATTCTGTCTAATTATGAGTTGTTGTTTCTACAGGGATTTCCCGGGATGTGGCAAGTAACCACTCTGTGAATTTGGTAATACTTCTACATTGTACTGTAGGATCCACACCCGATAAATGCGACCGCTCAACTGAAGACGAACACAATGACTACGGCTGTGACTCTGGGCCGTTACAGAAAGACGGACACGCTTGAGGGCACCTCGGTCTTTCGGTTTCTGGTCGTATTGCCCAAATCCGAGTTGCGTTTAAGACATGGAAGTACAGTGAAACACATGCTGGTGAACACATTCAGGGTTTGTAAGTTCCAAAATAGTTTTGAACTCAACAGACTATCCAAACAGATTAAATGTGGCATTTTAATGGGTAACTTAATATTaaagcaatcaaaaaaaaaatattttattttaaaaagaatataagtttgtcttttttttatttagtaattGGTTTCATTCAACGCCCAGTtgaatttacttatttttatattatcaaGTATGTTTTAAGCTTCATAAATCCCAAATAAGTATGCAATTCCATTTAGGCCTaaacgaaattaatttaaattcaagctaaatatattgtcTTCGCTAGTAGCCACTGTACAACCTGCTTATAAAGCACAGAGAGGagttggcaatttaacgaggGTGCATTTCAGCAATCCATGTTAAGAGCACCAGCAGATCTCTTTCCATTTTGCTGCATATCTGGCCACCTGCTAAACGATTTGAGTGTCGAAGATGGGCTGAAAACGTTTATAGAGAGAAGCGTAAGAAATAAAGGCAGTTTGGCTTTTTAGCTTTGTGTTTTTACACGAATTTTagaaacaatttgtttttattatttcaatgaaatataataattgtttGTCATGCCTACGCATTAGCAGCAAACTCAGAAAAGTGTGTATTTCATGTAAATCATTTGCTTCTCCTCTCATTATCTTGCAGTTCGTCTGCTgactttacaaaattttaacaacgTCTATACATAAGAAACTAAGGGCAGGCAATTGTATTTTGTGGTCAACCGTGGGCGGGTTTGGCATGACCTTAACGGTTATTCTCTATAACTTGGCCAGTTCATACATATACAGTTGCCCACACGATCGAGGGTCAAGTTGTGagtacataaaataataattagacAGAGTGCTTAGCAATAATGTACGCCCTATCCACATAAGAGTGTATCATATACGattgtttgctttaaaataataataatattaataaatatatatatatttatatatatatatatgtatataagtaTGTAGGTATTCAtataaagtacaaaaaaaaaaaaacattgctaAAATACATGTTTAAACAAAGGAGCAGCAAATAAATAGATGAAGGAGTAACTAGATTACGCTTGGTGAGAAAATCAGAAGGTTAAGTTGGAATAAGAAGTCGGTTAACTATGCACATTGTGCTGCTACGCTCGTTTGTTTATACACATaatcaatttatatatatttgctaGGTATTCCGTATGCTAcgtgttttctgttttctgatTTCTGTATTCTGTTTTCCTAGAGTTTACTTCATCTCCTTCGATACGTTTACGGTTTGGTTATGCCTTCCGTGGTCGCGTTGCGGCTTACGTAATGTTTCTTTAGCTTAATTCGATCGCGGCATGTGGGCAACATCTGCCCGTGAGAGTGAGTGTACGGAACGCGGATTAGGATAATTACTTATTGCTGTTTTACATTCAACTTAACATTAGAAATATTAAGAGTGGCATATGACTAAAATTCGTTATCgactatgtgtgtgtgtagttCTGGTTTGTGGGGGCATAGTGGGTAGTGTGTAGTGTGTATTCTGTGGCAGGACAGGGCGCATCTAAATCAATCTTATTTACGGATAAGGTTTGTCAAGACTTAGGCAGCCGCCTGCCGCCGATCTTCAAATCGAATTAACGCGAATTGAGAGGCTTACCGAACTAAGAGACGTGGCAAAGGCGAGAAATTTGATTTCCGCACTACACAATCATAATAAATGGTAATTCGTATAAGTAGGTTAGGATTATGCATAATCATTAATATATAGCAGTAATTATATTTCCATATATGTACGTGAATATATGGACCCTCCGTATTATTTCCCCGTACTGGTCACCGTCCCCGCAGTCGTTGCCGCATTGATCTGCATGCCACCCACATCCTTGTGGTGATCGCCCGCGGAGTTCGCGTCCATGCTCGTCTCCGAGTAGTCCAGTTTGTAGCTGGCGCTTCGCGTCACATCCTCCATGGACGCCTCCTGGCACTCCCGTCCGCTGTGCGTCTGCGATCCGCAGTTGTAGCAGGAGATCACCTTCTGTCCGTTTCCCGCCGCCGCCCGCTCCCGTTATGGGGCAGACGGTGAGCGCGCTGTAGGGCGTCGTGCTGGGaacctgctgctgttgcggcgCTGGCACCGTCTGCACGGTCACCGCGTTCGTGCTGACCACGGCCGCCGTGCTCTGCAGCTGCGGCGGCGTAACCGCCGCGGGAGTGCCGCCCGCCGGCATCGGCAGGAAGGCCAGGCTCGTGTGGAAGGCCGGGTAGATGAACTCGCCGTTGTGCGGCGGACCCATCGGATAGCGGAGGCCACCGCGGACCGTCTGCGGCGGCGGCGCACTGTGCGCCTGGAATATCGTCTGCTGGGGCGGCGGGGGTCCTCGCTGGTGATATGGATAGCTCGCGTTGTAGGCTGTGGGCGGCGGTTGTTGCGGCTGCAGGAGAACTGTTGTCGTCGGCGTGCTCACCGGCGATTGGCTGATGAGCAgcgtctgctgctgctgctgttgttgctgctgctgcaggctGCCGCTGCTGATGGTCTGCGCATCGCTGACGATGCTCGGCGTTCCCGTCGTGTATACTTGCTGGTAGCTCTTATCCATCCCATTGCGTCCGTTTAGCCGGTGCTGCAagttcagctgctgctgctgcttgtagCTGAGGTG
This genomic stretch from Drosophila gunungcola strain Sukarami unplaced genomic scaffold, Dgunungcola_SK_2 000001F, whole genome shotgun sequence harbors:
- the LOC128262862 gene encoding insulin-like peptide receptor yields the protein MPSSNMLLGLSLMLLAIYAPRAESKSEHECTNIDIRNECRKMHLLDNCTVVTGYVMITLITSEQHCNFSDFSFPLLTEITEFMIFTEVRGLVNITEMFPNLTVIRGRRLFLNYALGVTSMHDLQQLAFPQLVAIQRGQVYIGNCPKLCNIDRVNWDLLTLSRGENHIIMAAKNCSTPVCKGCSSAYCWSNIYCQRSLNENVVNPKSNINTCHEECLGGCENNSTSAADCAVCRGLSDAGVCVKSCPKNKYVLEHFQRCYTKDECVNKYGFVISGSQCVSFCPSGYKKDNQSECVPCARDEACVSFCTPEYPGYTFTIYNLADAEKLRGCQIINGSLVITIRNKVNETLLSQSFTSIREIRGHLKVFRSSQLRSLNFLSNLERVYGDPLENRHHSFILYDNKQLAELWKPSPQLEFMEGGMFMHRNNKLCNRRMREFQNSVIHDRDLDSLQTNDQEVLCSPSKLQLFVLKRTHRTVKLSWLKSQTSQRLELIHRPLKPGKLYHEESELEAPVCTRINWKRRLLFPDDLIENGTHYLLELDDLQPNTRYACLLRTFGDDVAQDARSELTYVQTERDIPQPPLLELVRKTDSSLSVRMASRDHDSFLLTVFELADDRAYIDQRNYCHEPAYMWQDTVGAQWLAFEDYDDCCAARAEQLDDSRFVADMREQYRCTLDDRKQCRRQALAEATLPQLRLPRNTTEYELKSLHRYRQYDLRLQACNQLGCSSHTTLYARTNYTMGADLLAQLNACHVPETQKYILRFKEPQNPNGVVTNFVVHYRNNFSQSHVGCVTRQQHKSAGNVLVQQINITFTECAVRVHSLAGDAMTPYIAISHCSEEEQRLVAHSRAAKDLAPEISEVPATTTHARGISIFLICFLSGCSASLVWVLYKRRCWRKLPGLRRYVPVREQWLRDRQQTEDREILVDGFETVRFQNNNNSSSQADDYTM
- the LOC128262881 gene encoding tRNA-dihydrouridine(20a/20b) synthase [NAD(P)+]-like, translated to MHLPQQRPHHDIAALFAEAQPDFLRISAPMVRYSKLEFRRLVRLNGVQLAFTPMMISDSINNSEKARQNEFSTGTDDQPVIAQFAAKDPAEFVTSAQLIYPYVDGIDLNCGCPQSWAMAKGYGCGMLRQPELVRQVVQQVRRTLPSDFSVSVKMRLLGGEESLQRTIELARQLEHAGVTFLTLHGRTPAQKHSKDTLDIPAMSEVRQSLQIPLIVNGNVESYKDACEMHEKTGAAGVMAARGLLANPALFNSAYPEARSTPLECVQQWLDIAAAAGDNLLFQCFHHHLTFMYSAQMKRDLRVQFNSLGSKEQVVQFLKEHYNLQYDDDNPTPADYTDCTYTHFTPPKHARHIAAESDEQAWSAKSDGKFFTEFRAHQLTGTGGEDLELGGLFGDEL
- the LOC128262891 gene encoding uncharacterized protein LOC128262891, with protein sequence MRRRELQTIQLKLSDLKEYEQAKMERLRSRQQLLTPRTPTPPSDSEVLPATSGSVPAVLLATSGNEPDEETEEAAKSEPTTKPSTSSA